A single region of the Lotus japonicus ecotype B-129 chromosome 4, LjGifu_v1.2 genome encodes:
- the LOC130711828 gene encoding proteasome subunit alpha type-7, producing MARYDRAITVFSPDGHLFQVEYALEAVRKGNAAVGVRGTDNVVLGVEKKSTAKLQDSRSVRKIVNLDDHIALACAGLKADARVLINRARVECQSHRLTVEDPVTVEYITRYIAGLQQKYTQSGGVRPFGLSTLIVGFDPYTATPSLYQTDPSGTFSAWKANATGRNSNSIREFLEKNFKETSGQETVKLAIRALLEVVESGGKNIEVAVMTKEHGLRQLEEAEIDAIVAEIEAEKAAAEAAKKAPPKET from the exons ATGGCGAGGTACGACAGAGCGATCACGGTGTTCTCACCCGATGGCCATCTCTTCCAGGTCGAGTACGCCCTCGAAGCCGTTCGCAAAGGTAACGCCGCCGTCGGCGTCCGCGGCACCGACAACGTCGTTCTCGGTGTCGAGAAGAAATCCACCGCCAAGCTTCAAGACTCCAG AAGTGTGAGGAAGATTGTGAATCTGGATGATCACATTGCACTTGCTTGTGCGGGACTAAAAGCTGATGCCCGGGTCCTTATAAACAGGGCGCGTGTTGAATGTCAAAGTCACAGACTTACGGTTGAGGATCCAGTGACGGTCGAGTACATAACTCGTTACATTGCAGGTCTTCAGCAGAAGTACACTCAAAGTGGTGGGGTGCGACCCTTTGGCCTTTCAACCTTGATTGTTGGCTTCGATCCATACACTGCCACACCGTCTCTGTACCAAACGGACCCTTCTGGTACATTTTCTGCTTGGAAAGCTAATGCGACTGGAAGGAACTCCAATTCGATTCGGGAGTTTCTTGAGAAGAATTTCAAAGAAACCTCAGGGCAAGAAACTGTCAAACTGGCTATCCGAGCATTGCTTGAA GTTGTTGAGAGCGGAGGCAAGAACATTGAAGTTGCTGTCATGACTAAGGAGCATGGTCTGCGTCAACTGGAGGAAGCTGAAATTGATGCTATTGTTGCAGAGATTGAAGCTGAGAAAGCAGCTGCTGAGGCTGCAAAGAAAGCCCCTCCCAAGGAGACAtga